A stretch of DNA from Carassius auratus strain Wakin chromosome 44, ASM336829v1, whole genome shotgun sequence:
TGCAAAAAAGTTGTATGGGCTactttgtcatatatatatatatatatatatatatatatatatatatattgtgggtggggggagtgcatgtacagttctctctccaccttcaataccacgacttaggtgcccttgagcaaggcactgaacccccagctgctccccgggcgccgcagcataaatggctgcccactgctccgggtgtgtgttcacagtgtgtgtgtgtgcacttcggatgggttaaatgcagagcacaaattctgagtatgggtcaccatacttggctgaatgtcacgtcactttcactatatatatactatatatatatatatatatatatatatatatatatatatatatatatatatatatatatatatatatatatatatatagtgaaagtgacgtgacattcagccaagtatggtgacccatactcagaatttgtgctctgcattatatatatattattcagatCTTGAAAACCCTGGGACCATTTTCACTTAtgtataaacatattatttttatattttcttttcattctctttttatgttccacaatAAAATGAAAGTCTTACTAGTCTGAAACTACATGTAGGTGAGTTAATGTATGATGGATGTTACTGTAGCTCTTTCAACTATAGAAATGCCCATgtttgccacagaataaaaataaataaaaaggtaactgcaaagtttttctcgcaattctgaggtTAGCAGGTAAAATAGTTtgaaaacgcttataaaccatgaAGACCACCTCAGTGGACCACCTGAGATACACACAAGTGTTAGTGTGAGGGTGTGCATCCTCTTAATGCGTGCAGTCACCAGAGAGTGCTCTGATGATATTAAGGCAGCAGACACAGGTAGCACTCTAGACTGGTTTCCTTAAAAGACATCAAGGAAATGTAGCTACTCTGTGCTATTTTTATAATCCATTTTGGGATAGTAAGTCATGCTATCACAGATTGTGTGAAATGTGACAGTGCTAAAGATTTTAATTTGCATGTAAGATCTAGCAAGTTCTACAAAGCCTTAAGTGAGCGTGTAGACGTTTCTCCATGTTAAAAGAGAATAATGGTTAAGCGAACATGGTGGAATGCTTTTAATGGCATACAATGCAACCCATTTGAACGCAGAAAACCCTGGTTTTCTTTTTCTACTTTGTCCACATAGTCATTGATACCTATGTAAAATAATCATGCAGAATGTGCCAGCTtacctctctctcacacgcacacacatacacacacacacacgctaagcAGTGTGCTTTTCTCTCTTTGTGAGGTCTTCTGTGCACCATTTATGTTTTAATGAGCTCTAAGCAGCAATTAACATCCTACAactcacccccacacacacacacacacacacacacactcgctctcaaaCACGTATAGTGTGGTAAACAATGTCTTTGTTAACTAACATATTTAAGTATGTGCATATTTGTACACACGAGACACATGCTGATCAATGTGATCATAAGGGACTCTTTGCCACATGAGGGCAGTCTCAGGCCAAGAATCAGATtaccggacacacacacacacacacacacacacacagggtttgAAGCTTTGCCTGGTGGCCTCAGGCTATGGAAGTTGCCTGCTGTCACAAGTAGAATGGAATAAGTGTGGTGGTGTGGTGGTTAGGTTGGTCCTGCAGGGTATAAGGGTACTTGTTTGACAAATGTACAGTAAGCACAAAACAATGTTTCAAGCTGCTGCTTTGTCTGTGAGCACCCACAGCATACACAGCTTTTGCTTGGACCTATGTGTGTATTGTACATCTTTAATGTCTGCTTTTTCTGCTGTGTGTTTTGCAGTCTAATGGGGTTGTGTTTTCTCTATTCCTCTATCAGACACAGATCCCAGAGTTTTGGAGAGGCAGGAGCTGCAGCAGCCCACATATGTTGCTCTGAGCTACATTAATAGGCAAGTCTATACTAAGCCTATACTAAttgcttaataaaaaatatgaataaaaacagtaccatttaaaagttttgggtctgtaaaattgtttaaaattaattgtataaaGCAAGGATGCATACAATTGAGACAGcgaagacatttagaatgttacaaaaataaatgaactatCTATTCGTCAAATAATCAAGAACAAATtattagtttccacaaaaatattaagcagcacaaatgttttcagtattattaatgataatagaaatgtttcttaagcatctttcaggatcatgggacactaaagactggagtaatggctacttcacaccatcacaggaataaattccatttaaacattgatttttaaagttgtaataaaatgctaaaataatattgtattactgtattttatttatttatttattagaaatgcagcctttgtgggcataagagactttcatAAATGCATCTTACCAACCGTAAACATTTGAACTgtagaatatactgtatatctatacattatatatacataaacacacacacacttttacataTAAATTCTATTATAACCTTAagcacatacatgcatacacgtATTCAAGAACTAAAATGCAATGGGAAATGTCTAACAACATATCTAACATCAAGAAAACCGCAACGTGAAATTACACACTTGGGAGGTCAGTACAGAAGGATGACAGTTGTATTTGacacatattttagttttttccgtTTCGTGTAATCACTGTCATTCCAAGAACAATAGTCCTCAGGTGCATCATTACCTGCACATCAGTCTATTAACATGACCTTTTGTGTGccgtttgttttttctttaggtTCATGACTGAAGCAGCACGCAGAGAGCAAGAAACTCAGAAGAAGAAGGTCCAACCCAAAATTGCAATATCAGTCACTGGAGGTTTATCACGTAACAGCACGGCCACGCCTCCTCGGCATAGCAACGGCAGTCTAACCCCACCCGTCACCCCTCCCATCACGCCCTCATCCTCTTTCCGCAGCAGCACACCCACAGGTGAATGGAGTTTGTGTTTGATATTACAAGTTAGatttatatacaaaaaacaattatttgaaataagtcTAACATATTAGGAGTGTTTATAATACTAATGGAATATTAAACGGCTGCTGATTTCTCATGtcttcatttgttttaattaaatctgaaatgttCTGATTTATTAACCTCTAAATTATGGTTTGTTGCATTTGCTGTCAGAGAGttaccccccccacccccaccccaaaCCTAAAGCTGCACTAATTGAATTTGTGTCTGTCCTGAAAAGTTTCCATTGGTTTAAATCCACGCTTGGGTGACGTCCACACTTCCAGCTGCTCAGCCGCTTCATTTCCTGTTTGTTTTACACTGTTCTTGTCTTTTAATGAACAGTTAAATAAGCCTGTCATTATTTCAGTGTACGTTCTGTGTTCAGAAATATTCCAAAAGTCAGAAACATAAATAGCAGACTGCTGGTTAGTTTCAgttgaaattaaagagagaaattaaagaggttttcgaggaaaacattccaggatttttctccatataatggacttcagtgGTGGCCAAAGGGCTGAAGGTCCAAactgcagtttcagtgcagcttcgaTGGGCTACATGATCCCAGccaaggaataagggtcttatcattttctaaaaaaattaaaatggatatacTAACCATAAATGCTGGTCTTGCACTAGTTCTGCGATGCGCATCCACAAATTGACGACTTCTGCCCGCTGACCACCACTGAAGTCCATTATATAGAGAAAAATCTTGGAATGTTTTCctttaaaaaccttaatttctttgtgactgaagaaagaaagacatgagcaTCTTGGATGAAATGGGGATGATTAAATGATCAGGAAactgaactactcctttaagtcTAACCTGAActgtggccaaaaaaaaaagactgtagaAGAAACAGAGGATAATTGGAGCAAAGGGCACATTTGCTTTCTCAGTTCTCATTAGTTCTTTCATCAGCCAATATATGAAGCAAATAAGTGACTAATTAAAGAGTTTAACTTTATTGGTGTGCCTCACACTCAGGCAGTGAGTGTgatgaggaggaggtggagtATGAAGACTCTGACAGTGACGAGTCCTGGACTACAGAAAGTGCCATCAGCTCAGAGTCCATCCTTAGCTCCATGTGTATGAATGGAGGCGATGAGAAACCCTTCGCATGCCCTGTTCCAGGATGCAAGAAAAGATACAAGGTACCGCACTCATAACTCAGTTAATTTACTTTTGAATttactaattacattttaagtataaCGTATTATTGTGGTAtcagatattaaaaaataaatgtataatttgttaTACACTTTATAATACTAATTAAGATAACATATTACTGTAGTatgatctacaaaaaaaaaaaaaaattgtggttggTCACATTATATGTAATTAAGAAGGTCTCCTTCAAGGTCTGGAAAAATTGCAGTGGATTAGatctaatgttgttgtttttgtatttatttatttaaaagttcttTAGACTTTCCTTCATTCCTGCTTTTCCTTCTAACTTCCAGAATGTGAATGGTATTAAGTACCATGCTAAAAACGGGCACAGGACGCAGATCCGTGTGAGAAAGCCCTTCAAGTGTCGCTGTGGGAAAAGCTATAAAACCTCTCAAGGCCTTAGACATCACACCATCAACTTCCACCCACCGCTGTGATACACACACCACCACTTTCAAGTTTACCTATTCATCCTTTCATTTCCATTTCTGGATCATATGTAAACTGGGATTCAAATGCtgaattcattttttaatacttttttctctttatttgtgtgattttatatatacatgtagaTATATTTGTACATTTGCACATTCCATATAAATCATTTCTTTACCTCTTTTTAAGAtatcctttatttttaatttttatttaagtgaCCGTTACTGATAAATGAAACTTGCTGTGCTGAAGATTAGGACACCGCATAAACATTTGTTTCTGATTTTAAAGTCTGTTCAGAGAAAATGGTTTAAAATCAGAAAAGAAGAGTTAAGAGTTTCTATGTAATTTCTTTTTGTTCATCAAACCTACTTGAAGTGAAACCTACAGTAGGTATGTTGAAACAtgtacatataaaattatataaagacacatttatatatattagtagcTAAGTTGTATTatccaaacattttattttccatgatatattttgcagaacatttatattatgttttatacaaGACCTTTCTCATCTTTATGGACTCCTTTTTCTAAatgacatttcatatttttatttcatttgtagaGAAGTAGTCTTTTTCAAAGTAGCCTTTGAATCGGAAGGACATCGATCTCAGGTCACAAATTGCAGCTGCCAACTTTCAGACAAACCAACAAGGAAACAGGAAAAACTCACTTCCTCTCACTTCGTTCCAGAACATTCCACACTGAATATCAAAACGGATGACATTACGGAGTGTAAAGTTACCTTTCCTGATTTCTTTTGCATGCAGCTGGCATGCAGGCAGTACCTTCGGTGTGAAATTGAATTCTCTGCATGTGGCCTTCTCCAGACGACTGCAAGCGGTTACCGTACATGACGTAGACATGGTTTCTGTCTAGTTGCATTCAAGTTCTGAGCAATATTTTACATCATGATCCCGGAATGAATACGCAGTATTGTTGAAGCCAATAATTCTTGTATTTGAAATGCGCAGTGCAACGACAAAGAAAGGCAGATTTATTCTGTCCTGTTTTCCTGTTATGCCAGCAGTGCAGAAGTGCCAAGTTATTCTTCCCCAACTGAAACAGAGACATGGATGATCTGCCGAACACACAACGGGTCACATCTGGTTATCTGTTTGGTGCCTGTTAGCAGAGGAGCCTTAAAGAGGAACTACTCTAAACTACTCTTGTGTACTCAGACTTGCAGTATTTTTTGTCAGGTTTAGCTTGTATGATCTTTATCATGGTCGttgctgttgtttatttttgACACGTTTGGGATTGTCCTcgtggttgtgtttgtgtaaacGTATTTGTTAGTCCTCTGCTTGCCTTGTATTGTAGGCTAAGGCTTTCTAGCATGACACGACCTCTTAGCTGCTCTGTTGTCTCTTGGCTCGTGGTTTTACGATTACAGTCTTTGTTGTCAAAAGTATTATACCATTACTTTATATTGTTACTGCTAGTATTACAGTTCGACAGTGCCAGATGCATAGCTATGCCTGAATATATTTTCTCAATTTTGATTCTTGAATGATTTTGCATTGGTCCTGTTCTTGGCCAAATAAAGCCTACCACAGTTTACAAAAGTCAATTGTCTTTAGCAAATGTTAAGAGCTTAAACCTTCGGTGCAAAAGAAGCTTTCCTACCCACTAGTCTGTTTTTCTTGGTTCGGGTTGGTCGAATGAAACAACATGGACCAAAAACGGCACTGCCGTATCTCCAGATATGAAGTGGGAAAAACAAGGTGCTGTTCAATGAGGGTGTCAGATCTCCATGGTTCTTTGAATTCTATGACACatgtatataaacattataatacaGGATACTTTTTTTGTTAGTGGTGCTAAGATGGGACATGGAAATTAAATATGGACAAAATATACTTGCGTATTTGGACCAGGATCTGTATTTAAACACTAATTTCTTGGACTATTGCCATGACTTCTTTGGGAAAAAGAGGCTTGAAGTTGACTGAATGGATACTTAATATAATTTAGATGCCAAAAACTTGAGCTAGGGAATGAAGGAAGTATTGGATGCCTATCCATGAGTGACTCATTGTAGATGACTCACTGTCCTGTTATTTTCCAATTCATCCAGTGTCATGTTTGTTTCTATCTGTGTATTTTTGGAGGCTGTACCAGTAACCACATTTGTACCTCTCTTTGGCTACGGAGTCATTTGGTCTCAGCTTTGACACGCAAACTAGAACCTGTTAAACGTGATTTTATTGGAAAGGATCAGAGTGGATCCTTACACCTACAATGTAGTAATGTGACcaagatgcatttattttgaaGGGAGTTTGATATACTATATAGTGAATGTATCGTATTGCAAGTCTTTTGTAAAGTgcttttgaaattatattttcgtactgtatgtttttgtggaaaatgttttgTGGAACCGAGGCAATTTGGATGTGAGTTgatgtataatgtatgtgtgtgtgtgagcgaatGAGAGACTcttttgagatgtttttatccTCAAGCTgcaatgcaaactttaggataatggtacaaaaataaagaaaagcaaaCAAGTGTGCTGCCGGTTTCGGTTTTATTGTCCATAAAGAGTTGATGTACTGATTGTTGTGTAATGATTTGCTGATACAAGGACAAATGTTCAGTTTAATGAACTTGTGCTGTAGCATTCTTTATTAATAAACGTACACTTGATACACACAAACACCGAGCGACCCTAAGTTCAACTTCCTGGCACACTTTCAGTGTGAAGCATCAACTGTGTCAGATAAATGGATTTCAAGCAGGAATGTGTAATGGATATAATGCTGGAACTGAATGTTTTAAGTTGTTTGATGAAAGACGTTTCAACCAATGATGCATTGAAAAGTTGCACAGCCTTTGTTTTAGCACACTGGCTCTGGACTGAGTTACTTGGTCATTTAAACTGAGCTTCAAGAAATAGTTCActtaataacaaatgttttgtcATCATCACACAGAATTAATTTTTCTTATAATAATTGGATTATTTAAAGGAACCACTAGTAGAATAAATGGACACTGGAGCTCTCCAGCTTCATAAATGAATTGGTTGAGCCGCTAAACAATTCATTCACTAATCCAACTGATTCAGTATGGAAACTTGTTTCCACCCACCACTGGATAATAATAACTTGTAACTTCTTTTAGTTATTTAGAATAATGTTATATGGTTTTAGAACAAAATCAGGATGATTCAATGGTGACATAACTTCTATTTTtaggtgacctatccctttaaattagtCTTTTAGGGACTGTGTTTCACACATAAAGCATTCAATGTCTCTGAGGTAACAATTTGAGAGTAATTTTTGTGATTTGGGTTTGTTTATTTATCATGGCCATTGCATCATTGGTTTTTTTCAAATGAAGTCTACATTTTCATAAACAACAACTTAGAGCTGTCTGCTCTCATTTTAAAGCGCAATCAGTTTTACAGTagtacacaaaaatgtaaaactaaaaaagtgcattttattactatttttttttacatatctatTTCACCTGAAGaccattattatagtattatgtCTCTTAGAAGCTTAAATATCTGAATTAATGCTTGTCTATGTGCAAATCAAATATTCTGATGGCAAGTCCTCCTGGCATGAGTTGTGCAGCGGTTACGACAGAGTGACAACATCAgcatgtttagaaaaaaaaaaagcccctgaTTCACCTGAGGCGTTTTATATTGAaccaaaatcaaataatttttattttcctctCTAATCAAAGTTGTCAAACTTCAGAACATTGTCATCAaagtgtgtgtgcacatgctTTTCGTAGAGATGCTGCTGGCAGTCCAGAGGAAACTGCTCGCTGCAGACAGGACATACCCTCCAGTGAGACTCCACGTGCCGTTCAAAACTGCTTTGCGCAAATTGTGGCGGGAAGATCACCTCGCACAGGGGACACCGCTTATGAACCTCAGGTCTGAGCGCgcaagaaagagagacagatttagtgaacattaaaatgaaaacagaaaatacaaaaataaaccattttaataaattaacaaaaaatctaatagtatataaatgatactaaaataacactactgCACACtcttacagtatatactgtactgtagtgTTTACAGCCTCATATTTAGAATAGTTTATATCACACACTTTGCATGTGCTTCATCGTCACATAACCtcaccaaaataataaaataaagtacttATTTTATAAACACACTTGTCGAAGTCATTTGTCACTTTGGTAATTGAAAGTCAGGTCCagagcattgcattgtgggataaagTTGTTCACATAGTatgcaataaaccacagcttTTGGCAAATAAAGTACTTCTAAGCATTCAGTGCATATTAACAGTGCACAGAAATCATAATGCAAACACAGTAGGAGTAGTATAGTAGCATATATCTCCTAACATTTACCTGGTGTCAAAGCAGAAGCTGGTATGGCTCTGGTTAGATTCCAGGCTCTGATGATCGCAGACTGCAGGGGCCTCACCATCACCTCCCTAAGAAAGACATAAAAAACCAAATGAAACACGCACATAATTTCTTCTTGACTGAGACATAACAATACAATGTTCTTCAGCTGACACATTTGGCTGCCACTTCTCTATTGAGACATAATAGCTaagatctcacacacacatacacacacacacccataattTCGATGAAAAGCCACGCCTGTCTGCACACAGCCGGCCTTCTGCAAAGGTTAATGGGCTTTTAACGCAGCAAACGAGAAAGGAGGAGAAAGGGGTCAGTGTCGATCTGCACCCTCAAATATCACAGGCCGGCACCCCCAGCCAATTAGCACAGCCCTCGTCAACATCTCTCTCTAACGAGCCTCTAGCCTCGTCACTCTTATTCGCTAACGAGCTCAAAAGAGAACAGCCTTAATTGCAGTTTCATGCAAATGAACCACCTCAGTATTCACCTATGAACTGAGGTCTGATG
This window harbors:
- the LOC113062271 gene encoding juxtaposed with another zinc finger protein 1-like, whose product is MQHNTVAYVAFSVKHSSSFSAQVNSSIFVSPAPPPLPPAPPSCCFGPHPPSIGCQPSKQLQLQSPPPLLLQRAAGYLITPIPHSLYIRRSASTRTSANTSIMTGVAAASFFSNVCRFGGCGLHFESLGELIVHIEDNHIDTDPRVLERQELQQPTYVALSYINRFMTEAARREQETQKKKVQPKIAISVTGGLSRNSTATPPRHSNGSLTPPVTPPITPSSSFRSSTPTGSECDEEEVEYEDSDSDESWTTESAISSESILSSMCMNGGDEKPFACPVPGCKKRYKNVNGIKYHAKNGHRTQIRVRKPFKCRCGKSYKTSQGLRHHTINFHPPL